One window of the Pseudomonas lurida genome contains the following:
- a CDS encoding DUF4892 domain-containing protein — translation MSLRKGCLRALGLCCFSPLVFAADVPGSQDLPAVSRQVDSQIVDYRPAEEKERIYPMGAIRKISGQLRYEGQATARGQATAITYELPAEHSSSAAFTATREALQAQGAQLLFWCQARDCGESSLWANEVFGNAKLVGADGQQEYLLLRLAAPQDNSLVALYGITRGNRRAYLHVEQLDASAPLGNLLPTSATLLRELKSTGELDFPALGGDPDDTWLTLISRGLNLDATLRVSLTGPNAEAWRQALVDKGVRAARMGTGTAETKGLHLHLIR, via the coding sequence ATGAGCCTACGTAAAGGATGTCTCCGTGCCCTCGGGCTGTGCTGTTTCAGCCCCCTGGTGTTCGCCGCCGATGTGCCGGGAAGTCAGGATTTACCTGCAGTGTCCCGGCAGGTCGACTCACAGATCGTCGACTACCGGCCGGCCGAAGAGAAGGAACGCATCTACCCCATGGGCGCGATTCGCAAGATCAGCGGCCAACTGCGTTACGAAGGCCAGGCCACCGCCCGTGGGCAAGCCACGGCCATTACCTATGAACTGCCCGCCGAACACAGCTCCAGCGCGGCGTTTACCGCAACGCGCGAAGCGTTGCAGGCGCAGGGCGCGCAGTTGCTGTTCTGGTGCCAGGCCCGCGATTGTGGCGAAAGCAGCCTGTGGGCCAATGAAGTATTCGGCAACGCCAAGCTGGTCGGTGCCGACGGCCAACAGGAATACCTGCTGCTGCGCCTGGCAGCCCCGCAGGACAACTCCCTGGTGGCGCTGTACGGCATCACCCGCGGCAATCGCCGCGCCTACCTGCATGTGGAGCAACTGGATGCCAGTGCGCCGCTGGGCAACCTGTTGCCCACCTCGGCGACCCTGCTGCGTGAGTTGAAAAGCACCGGTGAGCTGGATTTTCCCGCGCTCGGCGGTGACCCTGACGACACCTGGCTGACCCTGATTTCCCGCGGGTTGAACCTTGACGCGACCTTGCGCGTAAGCTTGACCGGCCCGAACGCCGAAGCGTGGCGCCAGGCCTTGGTCGACAAAGGCGTACGCGCCGCGCGCATGGGAACCGGCACCGCTGAAACCAAAGGCCTGCACCTGCATCTGATACGCTGA
- a CDS encoding AI-2E family transporter, which produces MLNNDRLLVQILLLVLFGASFWVMAPFWSALFWGAVLAFASWPLMVLLTRWLGGRESLAAGILTLCWMLLVALPLVWLGFNLADHVRDATALIKDIQVDGLPEAPTWLGSIPFVGERLVAMWDSIDQQGAALMVSIKPYLGQVGNWLLARSAQIGGGILELTLSLVFVFFFYRDGPRLAMFVHRLLERLIGDRAGYYIELVAGTVQRVVNGVIGTAAAQALLALIGFLIAGVPGALVLGIVTFLLSLIPMGPPLVWIPATAWLAWKGDYTYAVFLGVWGTFIISGVDNVLKPYLISRGGNLPLVIVLLGVFGGLIAFGFIGLFIGPTLLAVAYSLLMDWSATQAQGRREDKPL; this is translated from the coding sequence ATGCTCAATAACGATCGCCTGCTGGTGCAAATCCTGCTGCTGGTGCTGTTCGGTGCCAGTTTCTGGGTGATGGCGCCGTTCTGGTCGGCGCTGTTCTGGGGCGCGGTGCTGGCGTTTGCCAGTTGGCCGCTGATGGTCCTGCTCACCCGCTGGCTGGGTGGGCGCGAATCCCTGGCAGCCGGCATCCTCACGTTGTGCTGGATGTTGCTGGTGGCGCTGCCGCTGGTGTGGCTGGGCTTTAACCTCGCGGACCATGTGCGCGATGCAACGGCCTTGATCAAGGATATCCAGGTCGATGGCCTGCCGGAGGCACCCACCTGGTTGGGTTCGATCCCCTTTGTTGGCGAACGGCTGGTGGCGATGTGGGACAGCATCGACCAGCAGGGCGCGGCCTTGATGGTCAGCATCAAGCCGTACTTGGGGCAGGTCGGCAATTGGTTGCTGGCGCGCAGTGCGCAGATCGGCGGTGGCATCCTGGAACTGACCCTGAGCCTGGTCTTCGTGTTCTTTTTCTATCGCGACGGGCCGCGCCTGGCGATGTTTGTCCATCGTCTGCTGGAGCGCTTGATCGGTGACCGTGCCGGCTACTACATCGAACTGGTGGCGGGGACGGTACAAAGGGTGGTCAATGGCGTGATCGGCACCGCCGCCGCCCAGGCCTTACTGGCGCTGATCGGCTTCCTGATCGCTGGCGTTCCGGGTGCATTGGTGCTGGGCATCGTCACCTTCCTGCTCAGCCTGATCCCCATGGGCCCGCCGCTGGTGTGGATCCCGGCCACGGCCTGGCTGGCCTGGAAGGGCGATTACACCTATGCGGTGTTCCTCGGTGTGTGGGGCACGTTCATCATCAGTGGCGTAGACAACGTGCTCAAACCTTACCTGATCAGCCGAGGCGGCAACCTGCCGCTGGTGATCGTGCTGCTCGGGGTGTTCGGCGGCTTGATTGCCTTTGGTTTTATCGGTTTGTTCATCGGCCCGACCTTGCTGGCGGTGGCCTACAGCCTGCTGATGGATTGGAGTGCGACCCAGGCCCAGGGGCGCCGCGAAGACAAGCCGCTGTAA
- a CDS encoding sensor histidine kinase, which yields MRNAFNTLFGRLFGVLLVAIVLAHVLAISWFRYYGPPPPPPPQEVFVEQPDGSMKPLHKEHRRPWFGGPVVPLTFQFISLIIAAWYGAKLLSRPIQRLSEAAERLSLDLDSPPLDESGPQEARQAASTFNLMQRRIREQVSQRARMLGAVSHDLRTPLSRLKLRLEQIEDTKLQGQMRQDLDDMIGMLDATLSYLHEQRTGETRHWLDVQALVESMSENAQDQGSDVQSSGTCAPLQVQPMALRSCLNNLIDNALRYAGTARIELTDSREALIIRVIDHGPGIAADKREAVFEPFYRLEGSRNRNSGGVGLGMTISKEAAERLGGRLELEETPGGGLTAVMWLPRT from the coding sequence ATGCGCAACGCCTTCAACACGCTGTTCGGTCGACTGTTTGGCGTGTTGTTGGTGGCCATTGTCCTGGCCCACGTGCTGGCGATCTCCTGGTTTCGCTATTACGGCCCGCCCCCTCCACCACCGCCTCAGGAAGTGTTCGTCGAGCAGCCGGACGGCTCCATGAAGCCACTGCATAAAGAGCACCGCCGCCCCTGGTTCGGTGGCCCAGTGGTGCCGCTGACGTTCCAGTTCATCTCGCTGATCATCGCGGCCTGGTATGGCGCCAAGTTGCTGAGCCGGCCGATCCAGCGCCTGAGTGAAGCCGCTGAGCGCTTGAGCCTGGACCTCGACAGCCCGCCCCTGGACGAGTCGGGGCCACAGGAGGCACGGCAGGCGGCATCGACCTTCAACCTGATGCAACGGCGTATCCGCGAGCAGGTCAGCCAGCGTGCGCGCATGCTCGGTGCGGTTTCCCATGACCTGCGCACCCCGCTGTCACGCCTCAAGCTGCGCCTGGAACAAATCGAAGACACCAAGCTGCAGGGCCAGATGCGGCAGGACCTGGACGACATGATCGGCATGCTCGACGCCACCTTGAGCTACCTGCACGAACAACGCACCGGCGAAACCCGGCATTGGCTGGACGTGCAAGCGTTGGTCGAGTCGATGAGCGAAAACGCCCAGGACCAAGGCTCCGATGTGCAATCTTCCGGCACCTGCGCGCCACTGCAAGTGCAGCCCATGGCCTTGCGTTCGTGCCTCAATAACCTGATCGACAACGCCTTGCGCTATGCCGGCACGGCGCGCATCGAGCTGACGGACAGCCGCGAAGCGTTGATCATCCGCGTGATCGACCACGGCCCCGGCATCGCCGCCGACAAGCGTGAGGCCGTGTTCGAGCCGTTCTATCGGCTGGAGGGGTCACGCAATCGCAACTCCGGCGGCGTCGGCCTGGGCATGACGATTTCCAAGGAAGCGGCCGAACGCCTCGGCGGTCGACTGGAGTTGGAGGAAACACCAGGCGGTGGCTTGACTGCGGTGATGTGGCTGCCAAGGACCTGA
- a CDS encoding response regulator, whose product MHTPPVSMNDEQKGAVIADDKRWNTRALIVDDDVPIRELLIDYLARFGILATGVTDGTAMRQAMQAETFDVVVLDLMLPGEDGLSLCRWLRAESDIPILMLTARCEPTDRIIGLELGADDYMSKPFEPRELVARIQTILRRVRDDRTEQRANIRFDNWRLNSVLRQLVADDGLVVPLSNAEFRLLWVFIERPRRVLSREQLLDAARGRSIEAFDRSIDLLVSRLRQKLGDDPKAPQLIKTVRGEGYLFDARDIG is encoded by the coding sequence ATGCATACCCCTCCCGTCTCCATGAACGACGAGCAAAAAGGCGCGGTGATCGCCGATGACAAGCGTTGGAACACCCGCGCGCTGATCGTCGACGACGATGTGCCGATCCGCGAACTGCTGATCGACTACCTCGCGCGCTTCGGCATTCTCGCCACAGGCGTCACCGACGGCACCGCCATGCGCCAGGCCATGCAGGCTGAAACCTTTGACGTGGTGGTGCTCGACCTGATGCTGCCGGGCGAGGATGGCCTGTCGCTGTGCCGCTGGTTGCGTGCGGAATCGGACATCCCGATCCTGATGCTCACCGCCCGCTGCGAACCCACCGACCGCATCATCGGCCTGGAACTGGGCGCCGACGACTACATGTCCAAGCCCTTCGAACCGCGTGAACTGGTCGCGCGTATCCAGACCATCCTGCGCCGCGTGCGCGATGACCGCACCGAACAGCGCGCCAATATCCGCTTCGACAACTGGCGCCTCAACAGCGTGCTGCGCCAACTGGTGGCCGACGATGGCCTGGTGGTGCCGCTGTCCAACGCGGAATTCCGCTTGCTATGGGTGTTTATCGAGCGCCCGCGCCGGGTGTTGAGCCGCGAGCAATTGCTGGATGCGGCACGTGGCCGCTCCATCGAAGCCTTTGATCGCAGCATCGACTTGCTGGTCTCGCGCCTGCGGCAAAAACTCGGGGATGACCCCAAGGCACCGCAACTGATCAAGACCGTACGCGGTGAAGGCTACCTGTTCGACGCCCGGGATATCGGCTGA
- the pyrF gene encoding orotidine-5'-phosphate decarboxylase codes for MSVCQTPIIVALDYPTRDAALKLADQLDPKLCRVKVGKELFTSCAAEIVGTLRDKGFEVFLDLKFHDIPNTTAMAVKAAAEMGVWMVNVHCSGGLRMMSACREVLEQRSGPKPLLIGVTVLTSMEREDLAGIGLDIEPQEQVLRLAALAQKAGLDGLVCSALEAQALKTAHPSLQLVTPGIRPAGSAQDDQRRILTPRQALDAGSDYLVIGRPISQAADPAKALAAVVAEIA; via the coding sequence ATGTCCGTCTGCCAGACTCCTATCATCGTCGCCCTGGATTACCCCACTCGTGACGCCGCACTGAAGCTGGCTGACCAGTTGGACCCGAAGCTTTGCCGGGTCAAGGTCGGCAAGGAGCTATTTACCAGCTGCGCCGCGGAAATCGTCGGCACCCTGCGCGACAAAGGTTTCGAGGTGTTCCTCGACCTGAAATTCCACGATATCCCGAATACCACTGCCATGGCGGTCAAGGCTGCTGCCGAAATGGGCGTGTGGATGGTCAATGTGCACTGCTCCGGTGGCCTGCGCATGATGTCGGCCTGCCGTGAAGTGCTGGAGCAGCGCAGCGGGCCTAAACCCCTGCTGATTGGTGTGACCGTGCTCACCAGCATGGAGCGCGAAGACCTGGCTGGTATCGGCCTGGATATCGAGCCTCAGGAGCAGGTGCTGCGCTTGGCAGCCCTGGCGCAGAAAGCCGGCCTTGATGGCCTGGTGTGCTCGGCGCTGGAAGCCCAGGCGCTGAAAACTGCGCACCCGTCGCTGCAACTGGTGACCCCGGGGATCCGCCCGGCGGGCAGCGCCCAAGATGACCAGCGCCGCATCCTGACTCCGCGTCAGGCACTGGACGCGGGTTCCGATTACCTGGTGATCGGCCGTCCGATCAGCCAGGCGGCCGATCCGGCCAAGGCGTTGGCGGCAGTGGTCGCCGAAATCGCCTGA